From one Musa acuminata AAA Group cultivar baxijiao chromosome BXJ2-6, Cavendish_Baxijiao_AAA, whole genome shotgun sequence genomic stretch:
- the LOC135613771 gene encoding bidirectional sugar transporter SWEET6b-like, with translation MFGLCYCDACRPTFKNIIKKKAVEQYLPIPELTILFKCMLWVLYGLPIVHPNSCLVLTSNAIGLFLQSVYLTIFLIYAAREIRLKVLKVLAAELVVMTMLVVVVLQVAHTHEKRSLIVGIPCVIFGSCMYAAPLAFLQMLATGRDPHVSFALYATCCLNDFFWMRYACLPPLDFFVLITSYFGAVLSLVPPQLWTWCLMVFCTYDMTTLSEDHRSSPRLLP, from the exons ATGTTTGGGCTGTGTTATTGTGATGCTTGCAGGCCGACGTTCAAGAACATAATAAAGAAAAAGGCGGTGGAGCAGTACCTCCCGATCCCCGAGCTCACGATACTCTTCAAGTGCATGCTCTGGGTGTTGTATGGCCTTCCCATCGTCCACCCCAACAGCTGCCTCGTGCTTACCAGCAACGCCATCGGTCTCTTCCTCCAGTCTGTCTACCTCACCATCTTCTTGATTTATGCTGCCCGCGAAATCCGC CTGAAGGTGCTGAAGGTGTTGGCAGCAGAGTTGGTGGTCATGACGATGCTGGTAGTGGTGGTGCTACAGGTAGCACACACGCATGAGAAGAGGTCGCTCATAGTGGGGATCCCCTGTGTCATCTTTGGCTCGTGCATGTATGCGGCGCCGCTTGCATTTCTG CAAATGCTGGCGACCGGACGTGACCCGCACGTATCCTTCGCTCTATATGCTACCTGCTGCCTTAATGACTTTTTCTGGATGAGATACGCCTGCCTGCCGCCTCTCGACTTCTTCGTCCTC ATTACCAGTTATTTTGGTGCTGTTCTCAGCCTGGTACCACCGCAACTGTGGACTTGGTGCCTCATGGTTTTTTGCACCTACGACATGACAACTCTGAGTGAAGATCACAGATCCTCACCGCGGCTTCTACCATAA